From the genome of Toxoplasma gondii ME49 chromosome XII, whole genome shotgun sequence:
TTGACGAATGTAAAGAAGCAAAGCAATTTGATTTGAAGCAACGCCAAAAGGAGTTTCGAATGCGTTTGTTTCCGGTTTCCTGATTATTTGGTGCCTCTAACCGGCCTTCTGGGGAACGCCGTCGCGTTAGGCCGCTTGCTGAAATTCCTGGTCCTCTGTTCACTGGTGAGGCACGCGTATGTAGGCGAACGTGAGGCTACGCAACAATTGGGTACGGGAACGTCCTTTGCTGTGGTTCACCTCCTGTGTCGCGGCCTGGTCCCTCTGTAGTGTTTCTCTGTCACATCACCTAAACATATCATCCTGGCCGATGTGGAGAACAGTATAGTATAGCAGTCTGTTTCGCGGGAAACCATACTTGAGATGACTTCCTTCAGTATTCTGGTACAGCGGATACTACGCCTTCTGTACCAACTTCCGCTTTTAATCTAAGCGAACATTCGAATTGAGAGGCACTCACTCTCGCGATTCTGAATTCTGAAGTTGCTCCTATGGGGCACTTTTCGTGTGCTTGCATTGCTCCTCAGTTTCGTGAGAGATATTAAAACGTCGTTTCATAATGCGTATCAGATCTTATCGGTATTCGGCTTACGATGCGTAGCCTTTTATGAAGCCGGAAACTCAATGCGGGCGAGGTTCGACATTGAAAGTGATCAGCAGTGGTGACTTTACGTTGCCTGAAGCTACACGGAATTAGTTGATCCGGGAATGGCACAGGGAAGTCACTCCAACGAAGCGGGGCTCGAAATTATTGTCTTTTCGTCTTGGCAGTTTCTGTCAGTTCTCAACGCGGAAAGAGAGATTTCTTCAATGCCGTTGTCTCTTCGAGAGGAACAACTTCTCCTACATAATGCCATCACAGATTTCTTATGACTGGAGCCGTAAGGGAGTTCGAAAATGAGCTCTTGTGCTGTCTAAACTTGGCGCAGTCCCGATACGGAAACCATGGATATGATAGAGGATTTCATCAGCAATAAGCTTTCCAGACGGCTTGGCTGTTCCGTTCATTTGAACGGATGCATTCTACAAAGATACCACCACCAAAACCTCCACATAGTATTCTGTCTCATTACTCTGGTCGAAACACTCCAACTTGACTCTCACCTTTCTTGGTAAAGTAGATAGAACCAATGGTATCCGTGATCGTTCGATCTTCTGGGGGAGGGTCGCCTTGCAGGTCTACTGACAATACGAAGTCCAAATAATTGaactctttttcgtttcctttgtcGCAGTAGCGAAGACAAAGCTGCATACACACGAATATGTCTGCATCGGGGCAGCGTTTGCCTTTCTTAAAGAGAATGTCATGCCGTAACACATACATTGGCAAACTCCATGGTGCGAAACGTGTCATCCTGTGATCTGCAGCATTTTCGAAATAGTGACTGCACACTTGCCGCCGTCAAACAAGCACTCACCAAGGTAACTTCTTTTTCCGATAAGGGCAATCCTAGCATGCTCATAATCCTGGAAAGTTGCGACTTTGTCACGTGCATCCTGAAAGCGAAGCGCAGGACAGGCAAGCAAATGAAACACTTTCACCTTTCTTTTACTGAGAATGAGTTATTATTTTGCTCGTCTCTGACGTGAGTGAAAAGGAGCTTCATTCTGTTTCCTGCCAAAAGCAGCCAAAGCAGATATTCCGAACGCCGTCAGTGCACATCTAACGTCCTCTGTTTGTCGAAGTCTTGAAAAGTCGGCTTGACTGCCTTTCGAGTCTTGGCGATGTTTGTTCGTATAACTTGCTCAAGTCTGTCAATTTGCGCCTGCACGCAGTCAGATATTGGATTCATCAATCAACCAGATCCGAGCAAAGCGGCACGTGCCACCTGTTGCGACTGTAACGCGGCAGCCGTTGGTGATTCAAGCCAGATTACCTCCTCCTCTGGAAGAAGCTGAATGCGATTTCTTTTGGCGGGTTCTACAATTTCTTTCCCGGGCATGTTCACCCTGGCAAGCGGGTGCTTTTCCAGGTCCTGAATAGAGTCATCACCCAAATGAAGTTCGGGTGAGTACGTGATTCCTCAAGGTGACTGTTGAAACATCCTGCTATAGTCACCTCGGTGACGTAGTAAAAAGCCAGACCCACCGCCATGGTAAATGCCCTGTCGATTTGATCACAAAGTGCCTCATAATTGAACATTCCATCCGCACGGGAGTACTTCGCTACGAGGTAGTCCCAGTCATCCTGCACATCAGGCACCATCCTACCGCACTGCTTTATATGAAATGGTCCAGGTAAGTAAATCACGCGCCTCTAGAAGCAAATTGAAACAAAGAAGGCCTGACGTACGTCTGAGATGTGGATATTGAGTTTTGAATCCAAGATTGCCCTTGCCTGGGTCCTTGTACAGTGGCCTTTCCGCAGATTATCAACATCCTTAAAGTTTTCTTTCATTTGAAGCTGTTTTAGAACGACTGCCGCCTGTTGTCAAAGCGATAGACACATGCATGAGGCTGCCATTGTGTCAACGATGTTTCCATGCAGTTGTGCAAAACGGTGACACAAGCCGCCCAAGTTTACATTTGTTGATGACTTTTGGAAAGAAAACGTCAGAGTACCTGCTCGTTCCTGTGTTGACGCGTACCACAGAAACATTTTCATAAGATAGGGTCTGCAGTTCTTACCTGGATTTTGCGTTCTGGTTCCATGTCTTCATGGGACCAACGACGATTCGACGAGCGAGGAGCATATGAAGAAGTTGCAAACGGTAGATAAAGTTCAGTCGCCTTGTCCGCGATCATATTATGAATGAAATTATAATTAacgtctgcgtcctctctaCTGAAATATTCAGCGAGGAGAGCTATTTCTTCCTCAGTGAACTTTCCTGAATTATGGATCGACGGCAGAGTCGCATCACCCGAGCTTTATATCAGAGGGAGGATTGCTCCAGAGTCCCGTGGACCGAACTAAAGTGGTGCCAGTTCTCGGGTTACCGATATATGGAAGCATGCAGCGAAGGTGGCCGTACTGCCTGTTTGATCGCTGTGCACAGGTGCACTACTTCCTCCGCGGTTCACTCCCAAGGTTTTTCCCATAGAGAAGAGGGTTGCATACCTTCTGCAGCCTCAAAAGGAAACTGTCTTCTGAAAATAGCGCTAGAGACGTATCCGCTCCGAAGTTTATCGAAGTCCTGGTAGCAATATTTGAAAACAATACCACGAGCCCTTGATAGCAGTGCAAGACGCCGAATAATATCATCAATTTGAACCCTCTTCTCTACTGGAAGAACTCTGGGAGTGAAGCGCGGAGGAAGGCATGCACCTGCGGGGGGAAAATCAAGTACATTGTCAACAGTGGCCACCATGCTGCAACCTATCATGTtgaacacagaaacgaaCGAAACAACTAGTATAGGAATTGGCGCTCGTACATGACTGTCATAACTCTCACTAATTTCCAGTGTAAAAAGCCCTCGACGGCTAACCATCAATCATTCACCCCAGCAGCATCATATCCAATGAACGTGCGTATACGTGTAGATGAGGATGAAAGCCACAAGACGGCTACagatgttttcttctcctttacCGCAGTCTAGCCGTGAACAAGGGCAAAATGATGGTGTCAATACCTTTGCTGTGCGGGAACACCCATTACAAAGCCTCCTGGAAGCCTCTCGTGCAGACTGACTGTTACAGTGGTTACCCACCTGGAGGTGGCGGCTCGAGGAGTgggtttttctctgcttgaGTTATTCTGAAAACTGTGTTTATGTTGTCACAAAACTCATAGTAGCGAACCCCTCCTGTCTTCTCATCCGCATACTTGTGGAAGAGCACCTTAGCTTCATCGTGGTCTAAAGACACTCCGCACTGGTTTAGGGCTCGCACGAATTGCTGCTGGCCCACAACCCGGTGATGCAAAAGGTCAAACCGCTGGATGAACTCTTGTATGCGGATTCTTCGTGGAAATATTATACTTTTGATTCGTTGCTCGATCGCTTCGACGTTCGGCGGATATGAGTCATTGGTCGCCATGTTTGGTAGTACATTCCAGGTAAAAACTACACAAGCAGGACCTATCAGCCGCTTTTACGCGGCGGATATATGTGAATGCGAATAAGCGTTCTCTTCGCATCGGGGCTGAAACCTACCTTATGCAGAAACGAATGCTCTTGACAACGCATTAAGTCACAACGAAAGAAGCTTTTAAACTCGCATGCAGTTAATTTTCGTATTCGGCTCTTTTCTACGGGGCGTGCATCTGGTCCCGCACACGCTTCATCCGGCGCCAATACAGATttcgtttcttgtctctAAACGTACAACATTTCCGTCCATTCAAATGGGTTTCGTCGTGTCCACTTTCAACGCATAGACCTTTCAGATTGGGAAAAATTTCGCGGGAAGCTTCAGTCTCGGATGGTTCGTCATCGTCGTGGCAGCAACCGCAGCCCCAAACTGTCGGGACCTCTCATGTAGACCCCAACACAACGCTCTGTCCGCCAAAGCCACTAATGGTTGCCGTTTTCATCGCTGCTTTGCCTCTATGTAGACCGTCTCCATAGAGGGAATGCAGACCAAGGATAGCCGGGAGTTTGCAATGAGTCCTCTTTCGTCAGCATATATGAATCGCACAGGAGCGCTTGAGTGCGTGCCAACTGCACGAGACTAGAGCCATTCCGTGACACAAGGCTATTCGGGAGCTTCGTCGAAAACACTCTGTGACAAAGCCAAAGTTCCTCTTTAGTGCCCTCACTCCACCTTGGTAGCCTGTTATCTAACATACAAGTAACTGTCACTCACATGAGCAGCTGGAGGCGCGTTAGCGTTCACACAGCTTCAGCAGATGGCCTTACTGGACCTTGTCGCAGAAGCGCTAGCCTTGAAATGCACTTTATTTTTCCCATATCACATCTTTGACGATGGAGACAACGACCATGATACTGTAGACCAGTGACAATCGATGTGCGAAACTGTAGCGTTTCTATTAACTGGCGTCGCCTCCGACGAATCAGCAAGATGCGTTGGTTTTTCTGCTTGCGAGCACACGCACACCGGGTCTCACGTCAGGTCGTTTTTCGGTTGCATGAAAGCTGTCTGCGGTGTCGCTCCAGCAATCGATGAAATAGAGGAAAGCGCACAGCGACAGATGCCAGCGTAGCAAAATCACAGGAGCATTTGTGCAAAGCGTCTAGGTTTCCGCGTTCATACAAATCGGCTTGTCACGCTTTCAGTTCGATCATAGAGCACCAGGGATAGACGCGGCATCGCAcagtcttctctgttttttgtccTGTTGCCAAAATTGCAGCCGTGAGGCAGCATGTCACGCTGGTGCGTTGACAAGGGAGAGGCTGTTTGTCTGAATTGTCATGGTAGCGtatttgttttttttccagagagGCAGGTGCTAGCACCTCCGTGCAGGCAATTCACCCATTACAGTGGAAGCGACAAAGTGTGCAGACCAGTTTCTCAGTGTCTGACATCGCTGAACTACTCAACAAACcacggaaaagaaggaaaaacactCTCACGAAACATGGCAACAGAACGTTTCGGACGCTGGTGTGGCTCGTGTAGATTATTCCCTCCGGAGAGTGTGCCGTACGCctgtgtacgtacacacgATGTTACTCATCACATTCCCGACACCCGATTCTCGCACGCCTACGCAGGTGTGTTTTTTAGTACCCCACTGTCCCGCCAAAAACACTGCTTCTGGTTTTAaactgcgtctttctctcggacAGGAAACAATGAAGGTCTCAGCAACCGCATCCGCAAGCTGCATAGCCGTCCTTGCTCTAGTTGCCTGCAGGAGTGAAGcctctcctgccttcttGGGCAGCCGAGGTCTTGGATCCAGATTTGAACAGCCACAAACCGTGGAAAAGGGTAGGGTAGTCTTTCTGGAAATGCATCTAGAATGACATCTCGAAATGCAACGCGACAGAAGTCGAggatgcagaagaggagcTGAAAACAGCCGAAGGTACATCGTGTGTCTTGCCACGAAAATGTGCAGTTAgcagtttcctctttccttcagACGATGCTGCGCTTGAGGAAAAGAATTTGGAGAGTGAAATATCCTATAGAGATAGTTTGCGGAGTCAGGAGCAACGCGATGTGGGACCGTTGCTTGATGGGTCAACCCAGACAACGAACCCTTTAATTTTGAGTGTCCAGGAATCTGCAGCGAAAGGGATGATTAACGTAGACGCTGAGGCCCCCGGCTGTTCGGTAGAAACCGTACGAAAGTTTGACAGCTCTCAGCCGCAGTTGTTGCACTACTTGAATTCATCAGACCGGAGACATGGATGTGGCGACAGATCCTACAGATGTCTTAACTACTGTGCCCATGAGTATATCGATTTCCAAGAGGCACTTGAGCGTAAACTACAAGGGTAAATCACTCACAGCCATATCAGCTGCTTCGGTGTGGCCACctttgacagcaggacgagAGCTTAAGCCTGTGATGAAAATTCCGCTACTAGAAATAAAAACGCCTATAAACACACTTGCACGGAGCAGACGGTGTAAGTTCCGGATTGCCGCTTGTGCTCATCACGTTATCTGAACGTCTCTGCAGGCTTCAGACTGTTTCACCGCACCAAGCcgctcgttttctgcgcGGACGACACGGCCGCTAGAGAGTAACAGGATAAGCATGCTGATATACAAAAAACACGATGCAGCGAGGTACATTCAACAGCGAATGGATTGCAAATATCTACAAAGCCGTGTTCTGTATCAACTCTGGCAACCTACTCACACCAGTACAGCAGAAAGCAAAACGGGGTGAGCGCTAAAACACAGATGAAAGTTCTCTTGTGTTCTTTGAAACGACGTATCTAGAGAAGGGCGAATCCGTTCCCTTGCCCTCAAAAAGTACCAAAGTCCAGGTGAGTCTACTTTCTCCACGTTTGTCGATGCCCTCAATGAACTTCCGGTCTTTTCGTAGAGGTGGATCAAAGAGATAGCTCGACAAGGTGAGTAGCGACGGCCGGTGTCCATGCTAAAGATAGACTACAAGGGTTCAATGTGACAGAGGCTGAAGCGCTCAAAGAAGTCCAGGTTTGTACATTTCTACCTTTCACAGAAAACATTTCGATAACTTGTTTCCATTTAGGAAGGTGAAATGATGCataggaagaagaaaaatgTTGTTGAGGAAGTCGAGGTTAGTGGCAGAGAGCATGGTACCAGTAATCCACAGCAAACAGAAACGATTTACAACAGATCGTGGGAGGTTCTGCTGGAGCGCCACCGAAGGTACGCTGTTTCTACCAACGAGACGATTGGAGCAATAGGGTTTCACCGCAAACTTGCATCCAGGTGACTGTTAATGGTGACGAACTCGCATTTTCCCACGCAGGACAACGAGAACAACTCATGAATGCAAATAATCAAGAGTTCTAGTCAGCGGTGAGTTTTTCTATTTTTTGACCTCAGGTGTTCATCCTTCTCGTAGCCATTGGTCATCCTTCAGTCACCGTACGCATCCAGACGGCCGCGAGTAATTCCTGAGCCACCACAAGCACGCAACGACCAGATCTGGTATTTACCACGGCAGTCACTAAAGCAGCTGTAGCAGTTTTTGTTGCTTGAGGACTCACCAAATTTTGTCATCTGCTCCATTgtgttgttcttctccttccttccgCCGTGGCGCGCTCCTTTATCATTGCGTTTCTTCATAAACATCGCCCTTTGTAACTGGAAACAAAACACATTCGAACATAAAGGATCTGCTAAATACGCCGTGTTCGCGAGACGGCGAACTGGACGCTAGAGTCCCAACTAATCATCCTTACCTTTCGTCTGGATTCGTGCACTTGTGGCCGATATGGCGCCAGTTTTTTAAGTGAAATGTGCGCGTTGAGCTCCTTGTCAGTTCTATAGGCATGGTTTGACACAAAAGTAACACCGCTTGGCTGATGAGTAACATGAACGGGTGCGGAGCTCAAATCCACTAATATTCTCTCCCGTGCTAAGGTTCCTTACTTTGACAAAATATCCTCCACTGTTAATCCGTAGCTTTCTGGTTTGACACTTGTGTATTTGAACCGGGTAGGAAGATCCTTTCCAATGATGTCTTCGTAGTCTGTTTGGAAATACTCATCCAGGTACTCCTTGATGGTTTTCGAAACTTCAGGTGAGCCTGGTTCAAAATCCTTTggtggctgcatgcacccagAACACGAAAAAATAACTCATGGAAAACAGTGCTCGAAACCTGGAAGGTCGAGTACTTCGATAGAGGCGCTGCAAATGTTCAAACGTGGGTGCCTGCCGGATACAAGAAACATACCTGGCAGTCTTTTGGAACCGTCCGCTTAACCAGTTGGTGGGGGTGACGAACGTTACGGAAACAGTGTTTGCAGAGTGTGTAGTTCTCACAACTCATACAGTCGAACCtacaaaagagaaacaacagcGTCAGAGGCTCCACACAGACAAAATGAGAGACCGCATTAAAGAGAAGGCATCGACTATCTACAGTGTGAAATTGTGTCTATACCTTTTTTTGCCTCCCGGAATCCCATTGCCACAACTGTCGCACATCCACCACTCCGATGGGCCCTGCTCCAATAGCTCCGGTGGTTGTGAATCGTTGCCTTCCACATGCGCATCTGCTGATTCGTTGTTCAAGCCAGTATCGacgcgttcttcgtcttctgctaACGGTGCATACGCCACGTCGTCAGCAAGTGCTCGGGCGTTCCGTTTCTTCAGCAGCTTCATAAGCTTCCGTTGTTTCTTCGATAATGATTGGAGAGTCTGGTCGTCTTCACCAGCGACACCCAAGTCTTCCTCAAACCCAGCAGGTACCTTAACTGCAGAAAGACAATACATGAAGAGACACAATTGAACCCACAGTCATGTAGCAGGCTTGCAGCAAAGAGACAGCTCTGACAGCAAGCTGAACTGGAGGAGACCAGCTGCAATGGTTGCGCAGAGCCACTTATGAAATGTCATCTCCCTACTAGGTCAACCTTACGAAGTTCCTCTTCCGGTACGTTTTCCTCGCACTGCTCATAGTCGTCCCCGAGCATTGTCGCCATTTCTTTGTCGTGAGCCTCGGGGTCGAAATCGGCATCCAAATCGATGGCAGTGACATCTGTGAGCCCGCAGTCACAATTCGGAACAGCGTAAGATCTTCAGCAGGCACTGTCACAGAATGCGGTGTCACTAGAGATGTCTGACGCAAATCGTACCAAGTTCTTGGTGTCCAGTCATCTCTTGTATTTTCTGAATTCTCTCCAAaatctcttgcttcttcatcGCCTTCAGTCGCCGTAGTTCCTCCTCCCTTTGGGCCTGGGAAAAAACAGCGGCTTGCCACGCACGATATACATATCCGAGTGTTACCATCAGGTGACGCGTTGATCACGCTGCAGTCCAATGCAACTAACCTTCTCCTCGGCAAggcgcgccttcttcgcttctcgttgTCGTCGCCGCTTATCGTTTTTCTGCCTGACGGAACCTTCAACTCGGCGGGCATGTCCCTGGATTGTTGatcctccctcctcttcaaATCTGCAAAACATAGCACCGACTACGCGCTTGCATTTCGTTCGATCGAGAAAGAAATGCCGAACACTTGAAGAATTGGAAAAACAAAATACCTGAAGTTGTACGCCGCCTCGAAAGCATCCGTCTGGTCAATATTCagctcgtcctcttcctcgtcgaacCTACACACAGCAAAACCACAGCAAACCACTGTCCCGTTCGCGATCGACTTTCAACCCGCTACGAGGAACAATggctcttcgtcttcagatGGTGACAATACTTACTTCTGATTGGGCTGGTCATCTTGTAGGACAGCTCTATCCTCCCTCCAACCTTGGTTCAAGATGTAGTCTCGTAGAAACCGTTCATCGGGATCGAGGTTCTCGTCCGGGGCTGAATTCAGCAAATGCGCATCGCTCAGAATGGCACTCGCACGACCCGTCAAATgcgtttgtgtttctctACGTCAATAGCGCAAGCGCAGATGAATCCTATTCGCCTCAGTGTCGTCGCTTTCTGGAGCAAACTTCTGAATGGTGCACAACATTTGTATCACTGTCTTCACTGTCTGAAGCAAACGTCTGACTGCTTATGCCGTCGGTCAAGCGACGTTATTGTAAAGCTTTACCCCAGTAGTGATTTAAAACGGTGGTCATGTCCACATgctcctttccttttttcgacTGCAGGCAGATGCATGACAGACAAAAACAGACGGATTCGCCGTGTGGTGACGCGCAAGAGAAGGGCTCTCTCTCCTACAAAGGTGCAATCAGCACGCAACGTGCAGCAAGAATGCTCCTCGGCACAGCATGCTTACACTCAAAAATTTCTTGTAatccttcgcttcctgcgCCAATTCGTCTTcggtcttctccttcttttggAGAAAagcgcctccttcctctactCCTTCTGCAGCATCTACGAaagccttcttcagctccgcCAGCTCGTCGTGATAGCTGAGCGCTACAGAACAGCAGACCAACGAGCGGCGCTTTCGCGATCACGTGGTGTGTTAGTAAGTCGAGAACCATTAGGTGACTCAAAAGCCTTTTCTTATAAGCTATAATAAACGGCGGCTGCAACTACAACGGCGCCCTGCGCCGACATACAGGTGCTGGTACAGTCCGAGAATCAGGGGTTCGTGTACAGTCCAACTTCACGTCTATTATCCTCTATTGCTGCACGTACCTTGCgactcctttttctttgcagACAAAGCATCCTCTTCATCGATGAACGCTGTGGGCCCCCGTTCCTCAAGCGTCCTTCTGACCAGGTCTTTATACGTCGTTTTCTTGTCCGACCCTTTCGTCTAAAAAGGAAAGGGACACAAACCAAACATGGCTCACAAGCATACTTCCGCAGAACGCCCCGATGGAAATGGCCTACTTCGTATGGCCtgtcagtgcatgcagttccatTCGCCCTGTGTCGACTGCGTGCCCTCGACAGTTTCAAGTCCCCACCTATTTGCTGAAAAGGCCTCACTGTGCCCATTAACTACTGCACAATTAAGAGATCACAAAACTGGACATGAGGGGCTTTGCACGAGCCTCTTCCCCACACGACCACTGGATCGACAGGCATTAAGTCGAATGCACTGACAGCCGTCTGAGTGCAGCATTATGGTTTCACTTCAGCGACACCAGGGAAAACTTACagcttctgcatcttcatCGTCTTCGAAATCATCGTCGCCGAAGAAGCGATAGTCTTTGTCGTAAACCGAGGGatccttattctttattcGTGCTAATGTATCCAGAATCTTCGATTCAACCCTCTCTGACAGAAGCTCGCCATCTTCATCCTCATCACTCGACGACTCGCTCTCTGGAAAGGAAATCGGGGAGCAAGTCACTTCTATCAATACGCACACAAACCagtatttatatatatatatatatatatgttatgTATGGATGCATCaatgcatgtatatacgtacatattcatgtatatgcatacatttCCTTACAAGAACGTGAATAAAGTATGAAGGTCTGCTGATGCAGTGCTAGAAAAACGTGAGGACACGAAGATTCTGCAGTTGCTTCCTTTGAAAATGACTGATGGCACCCCACTGATTGTTTCAAGTATTCGCTCCAGAGTGGAACTGCGCATGCCACTGCATTTGCTCGGAAGCCTCCAACTGAAGGAAAGAAGCCGAGGTGACAGATCACGCGCCCTTTCGGTCACAAGGAGAGGAAATCCTGCACGCACTGCATCATTATGTGTCAGAACCGAAGACGACGTACCGTCTGAGTCGTCGAGCAGTTCTTTGTTTTTACTCAgcatttctcttcttttaCGAACTTCGTAGGCTTCAGCGTACGCCTTGTTTATGGCGATTCTATCGATGTCCTTCGACTTCGTGCCGGAGCGAGTCTCAGAGTCGCCGTCAGACTCAGACGCGAACAGTTCATGTGACCCGCCATTTGCCTCACAGGTGACAGCCTCGTCACCAGTAGAGTCGTCTGcgtccgtcttcctcttccttcccttaACTGAAGCATGCCCCGTGGtatctcttttcttgtcaccGTCGTCTTCATCCgactctttctcctcgtggCAGCCGACATTCATTTCCAGCAGCCTGCTCTTGTTGTTCTTGTGAGGGACTCCTTTGAACTTCTTCGCAGCATGGCGAGACAATTTGCCAGTAGTTTTTTCATCCACAGAGACCtgtgttgtctctgttttaCCATTCACAGCGGACGAGCACTCATCGCCGAAAGAATCGCCTTCCTCAGCTAActttgttctctttttttccttcttccgtgGTTTTCCATGTGAAGAATCAGAAGCCCCTTCACTTTTGGAACGTGACTTCATAGCACTGGCGCACCCTTCCTCGTGTTTGCTAGTCCCCATGTCGGCGACATCTTGGTCAAAGCCATCCGGATGGTGTCGctttttttttttctccattgTCACGCAAAATATAACTCAGACTGTTTGTGTACCAGAAAAAATCTACCCTTTAGTTTCGTAGCCGTT
Proteins encoded in this window:
- a CDS encoding hypothetical protein (encoded by transcript TGME49_219160), producing the protein MLLITFPTPDSRTPTQVCFLVPHCPAKNTASGFKLRLSLGQETMKVSATASASCIAVLALVACRSEASPAFLGSRGLGSRFEQPQTVEKEVEDAEEELKTAEDDAALEEKNLESEISYRDSLRSQEQRDESAAKGMINVDAEAPGCSVETTGDMDVATDPTDVLTTVPMSISISKRHLSVNYKGRELKPVMKIPLLEIKTPINTLARSRRCFRLFHRTKPLVFCADDTAARDEWIANIYKAVFCINSGNLLTPVQQKAKREKGESVPLPSKSTKVQRWIKEIARQEAEALKEVQEGEMMHRKKKNVVEEVEIVGGSAGAPPKVTVNGDELAFSHAGQREQLMNANNQEF
- a CDS encoding zinc finger, zz type domain-containing protein (encoded by transcript TGME49_219150), which encodes MEKKKKRHHPDGFDQDVADMGTSKHEEGCASAMKSRSKSEGASDSSHGKPRKKEKKRTKLAEEGDSFGDECSSAVNGKTETTQVSVDEKTTGKLSRHAAKKFKGVPHKNNKSRLLEMNVGCHEEKESDEDDGDKKRDTTGHASVKGRKRKTDADDSTGDEAVTCEANGGSHELFASESDGDSETRSGTKSKDIDRIAINKAYAEAYEVRKRREMLSKNKELLDDSDESESSSDEDEDGELLSERVESKILDTLARIKNKDPSVYDKDYRFFGDDDFEDDEDAEATKGSDKKTTYKDLVRRTLEERGPTAFIDEEDALSAKKKESQALSYHDELAELKKAFVDAAEGVEEGGAFLQKKEKTEDELAQEAKDYKKFLSSKKGKEHVDMTTVLNHYWAPDENLDPDERFLRDYILNQGWREDRAVLQDDQPNQKFDEEEDELNIDQTDAFEAAYNFRFEEEGGSTIQGHARRVEGSVRQKNDKRRRQREAKKARLAEEKAQREEELRRLKAMKKQEILERIQKIQEMTGHQELDVTAIDLDADFDPEAHDKEMATMLGDDYEQCEENVPEEELLKVPAGFEEDLGVAGEDDQTLQSLSKKQRKLMKLLKKRNARALADDVAYAPLAEDEERVDTGLNNESADAHVEGNDSQPPELLEQGPSEWWMCDSCGNGIPGGKKRFDCMSCENYTLCKHCFRNVRHPHQLVKRTVPKDCQPPKDFEPGSPEVSKTIKEYLDEYFQTDYEDIIGKDLPTRFKYTSVKPESYGLTVEDILSKTDKELNAHISLKKLAPYRPQVHESRRKLQRAMFMKKRNDKGARHGGRKEKNNTMEQMTKFGITRGRLDAYGD